From the genome of Streptomyces sp. NBC_00659, one region includes:
- a CDS encoding M56 family metallopeptidase, which yields MMVPAALLLLGALASVVAPRLLARADWPDREPVVALWVWQCVVAAVLLCCVLSMTLSASAAWVAVRGHVFGGAPASVVDAYAPSAGGPWAAATAVALACGGAWTAAMLAREIVRARLRRRQSRSELLVRAPLLPGEESGEDRLVVLEGERPDAWWLPGTAPQLVITTAALRRLKGRQLDAVLAHEQGHARARHDWLLHCSAALANGFPQVPVFAAFRDEMHRLVELAADDVASRRFGRLTIALALVELNEDRGVFGPGQAPGAHVPQRVDRLLTPRDRLTTARRLQLTAAAALVPVVPVLVAFVPGLRALG from the coding sequence ATGATGGTCCCCGCGGCACTGTTGCTGCTCGGCGCCCTTGCCTCCGTGGTCGCTCCGCGACTGCTCGCACGGGCCGACTGGCCGGACCGGGAACCCGTGGTCGCCCTGTGGGTGTGGCAGTGCGTGGTGGCGGCCGTACTGCTGTGCTGCGTCCTGTCGATGACGCTGAGCGCGTCCGCCGCCTGGGTGGCCGTGCGCGGTCATGTCTTCGGCGGCGCACCGGCGTCGGTCGTCGACGCCTACGCGCCGAGTGCCGGCGGCCCCTGGGCCGCCGCCACGGCCGTGGCACTCGCGTGCGGCGGCGCCTGGACCGCGGCGATGCTGGCGCGCGAGATCGTACGGGCGCGGCTGCGCCGTCGGCAGAGCCGGTCCGAACTCCTGGTGCGGGCCCCGCTGTTGCCCGGTGAGGAATCCGGCGAAGATCGTCTGGTGGTACTGGAGGGAGAGCGCCCCGACGCCTGGTGGCTGCCCGGCACGGCTCCCCAACTGGTCATCACCACCGCCGCGTTGCGCCGCCTCAAGGGACGTCAGCTCGATGCCGTACTGGCCCATGAGCAGGGACACGCGCGGGCCCGGCACGACTGGCTGCTGCACTGTTCGGCCGCGCTGGCCAACGGGTTCCCGCAGGTTCCCGTCTTCGCCGCGTTCCGCGACGAGATGCACCGGCTGGTCGAACTCGCCGCCGACGACGTGGCGTCGCGTCGCTTCGGCCGGCTCACGATCGCTCTCGCCCTGGTCGAACTCAACGAGGACCGGGGCGTGTTCGGACCCGGACAGGCCCCGGGCGCCCATGTCCCCCAGCGCGTGGACCGCCTCCTCACCCCCCGGGACCGGCTCACGACGGCCCGTCGGCTGCAACTGACGGCGGCGGCCGCGCTGGTACCGGTGGTCCCGGTACTCGTGGCGTTCGTACCGGGCCTGCGGGCACTGGGTTAG
- a CDS encoding DUF6214 family protein, which yields MSVWPAWEVRESTSGVMSWFNVRLAFTDGARVDLLAVLSEEALSIEDVRAEPPLSLDDLAVVAEWIEEPLSEACGSRLGSGRDQDRESQARRARPTWPRGAEGRLLVAEEYRAAQKEGADPVLAVMDATGHSRRKSLRLIAGARDAGFLTPRHARR from the coding sequence GTGTCCGTGTGGCCCGCCTGGGAAGTGCGGGAGTCCACGTCGGGCGTCATGTCCTGGTTCAACGTCCGGCTGGCCTTCACCGACGGTGCCCGGGTCGATCTGCTCGCCGTGCTGTCGGAGGAGGCACTGTCGATCGAGGACGTACGGGCCGAGCCGCCCCTCTCGCTGGACGACCTCGCCGTGGTCGCCGAGTGGATCGAGGAGCCGCTGTCCGAGGCGTGCGGCAGCCGCCTCGGCTCCGGCCGCGACCAGGACCGGGAGAGTCAGGCTCGGCGCGCCCGCCCCACCTGGCCGCGCGGCGCCGAGGGCAGGCTGCTGGTCGCGGAGGAGTACCGGGCGGCGCAGAAGGAGGGCGCGGACCCGGTGCTCGCCGTCATGGACGCCACCGGCCACAGCCGCCGCAAGTCCCTGAGGCTGATCGCCGGGGCGCGGGACGCGGGGTTCCTGACGCCTCGTCACGCCCGCCGCTGA
- a CDS encoding TetR/AcrR family transcriptional regulator has translation MSPRSASVNEELRRRSRERLLQAAVELVSERGYDATTLGDIADRAGSARGLVSYYFPGKRQLLQSAVHRLMHRTLEEALEREPRSEDGRERMARVIDAILRLARDQPVLMRQHMAGLLQAEGFVQCPEQVRLSELLGDTVARYGSQQVSADYPMLRALLMGAVYAALVPGVPMKVPVLRAELFKRYRLDWEMGVPPDAEASDGPRETDLSRFFATDPEPEAGPSRQPGRGDAERGVPPGPDTGLARGKHERASGPGGQRRA, from the coding sequence ATGTCCCCGCGAAGCGCCTCGGTCAATGAAGAGTTGCGGCGGCGTTCCCGGGAACGTCTGCTGCAAGCCGCGGTCGAGCTGGTGAGCGAGCGTGGTTACGACGCCACGACGCTCGGGGACATCGCGGATCGCGCGGGATCGGCGCGCGGACTCGTCTCGTACTACTTCCCCGGCAAACGCCAGCTCCTCCAGTCCGCGGTGCACCGGCTGATGCATCGCACCCTGGAGGAAGCCCTCGAACGCGAACCGCGCAGCGAGGACGGCCGGGAGCGGATGGCGCGGGTCATCGACGCGATCCTGCGCCTGGCCCGGGATCAGCCGGTGCTGATGCGGCAGCACATGGCCGGTCTGCTCCAGGCCGAGGGTTTCGTCCAGTGCCCCGAACAGGTGCGGCTCTCCGAGCTGCTCGGGGACACCGTGGCACGCTACGGGTCGCAGCAGGTCTCGGCCGACTACCCGATGCTGCGCGCCCTGCTCATGGGCGCGGTCTACGCGGCGCTGGTGCCGGGTGTGCCGATGAAGGTCCCGGTGCTGAGGGCCGAACTCTTCAAGCGCTACCGGCTGGACTGGGAGATGGGGGTGCCGCCGGACGCCGAGGCGTCGGACGGCCCCCGCGAGACGGATCTGTCCCGCTTCTTCGCGACCGATCCGGAGCCCGAGGCCGGTCCGTCCAGGCAGCCGGGCCGCGGGGACGCCGAGCGCGGTGTGCCGCCGGGTCCGGACACCGGGCTCGCGCGAGGGAAGCACGAGCGGGCGTCCGGCCCCGGGGGTCAGCGGCGGGCGTGA
- a CDS encoding HAD family hydrolase: MTFNGVLFDFSGTLFRVEDTESWLRAVLAETGHPLPEPELTEKARALEAAGALAGGARPARPVPDHLVALWENRDRGAEQHRAAFTGLSRQVALPDPALHDALYERQMRPAAWKPYPDAAEVLGALRERGLAVGVVSNIGWDLRPVFREHGLDPFVGTYVLSYEHGVQKPDPRLFATACAELGIAPENTLMVGDDRTADGGAAALGCALYFVDHLPATDRPDGLRPVLDLVDTD; this comes from the coding sequence ATGACCTTCAACGGTGTGCTCTTCGACTTCTCCGGGACCCTCTTCCGCGTCGAGGACACGGAATCATGGCTGCGCGCGGTGCTCGCGGAGACCGGTCACCCGCTCCCGGAGCCGGAGTTGACCGAGAAGGCGCGCGCCTTGGAGGCGGCGGGCGCGCTCGCGGGCGGAGCCCGTCCGGCGCGGCCGGTGCCGGATCACCTCGTCGCCCTGTGGGAGAACCGCGACCGCGGTGCCGAGCAGCACAGAGCGGCGTTCACCGGTCTGTCCCGGCAGGTGGCGCTGCCCGATCCCGCTCTGCACGACGCGCTGTACGAGCGCCAGATGCGGCCCGCCGCCTGGAAGCCCTATCCCGACGCCGCCGAGGTGCTCGGCGCGCTGCGCGAGCGGGGTCTCGCCGTCGGGGTGGTCAGCAACATCGGCTGGGACCTGCGGCCCGTCTTCCGTGAACACGGCCTCGACCCGTTCGTCGGAACCTATGTCCTGTCGTACGAGCACGGCGTCCAGAAACCGGATCCGCGGCTCTTCGCGACCGCCTGCGCCGAACTCGGCATCGCCCCGGAGAACACCCTGATGGTCGGCGACGACCGCACGGCGGACGGCGGTGCGGCGGCCCTGGGCTGCGCCTTGTATTTCGTCGACCACCTGCCGGCGACGGACCGCCCGGACGGACTGCGGCCGGTGCTCGACCTGGTGGACACGGACTGA
- a CDS encoding DUF5134 domain-containing protein — MHGPASPGWLLVALCAATGAYCLLRMRSPVEEQRRTAGGEALMGFGMAAMAVPAAAVTPPRWAWLACAAVFGVAALRALWTARGGGHHLHHLMGTLAMVYMAAVMTTAPAHHVHGGTGAPALTGVLLLYFTGYVLRSGIRLLPTAVASGPTARVVGWGDRPELSQACRLSMGIAMLAMLVTL, encoded by the coding sequence CGACGGGGGCCTACTGCCTGCTGCGCATGCGCAGCCCCGTCGAGGAACAACGCCGCACCGCGGGCGGCGAGGCGCTCATGGGGTTCGGCATGGCCGCGATGGCCGTACCGGCGGCCGCGGTGACGCCGCCGCGCTGGGCCTGGCTCGCCTGCGCGGCCGTCTTCGGCGTCGCCGCGCTGCGCGCGCTGTGGACGGCCCGCGGCGGCGGACACCATCTGCACCATCTGATGGGCACCCTCGCGATGGTCTACATGGCCGCGGTGATGACCACCGCCCCGGCCCACCACGTCCACGGCGGCACCGGTGCCCCCGCCCTCACCGGCGTGCTCCTGCTGTACTTCACCGGCTACGTGCTCCGCTCGGGCATCCGTCTTCTGCCGACGGCCGTCGCGTCGGGCCCGACGGCACGCGTCGTCGGCTGGGGCGACCGCCCCGAACTCTCCCAGGCCTGCCGCCTGTCGATGGGGATCGCGATGCTGGCGATGCTGGTCACGCTCTGA